Proteins from a single region of Pseudomonas sp. BSw22131:
- a CDS encoding methyl-accepting chemotaxis protein, producing MAQPQTPRIPLSGHPRFLWFAFIPVVPAVTWTLVQSTSTSNLIVCSVLVLIGLGAGAWNAVSQRDAVLRATAWAQADQSDADAAHNAIASRAQLDEVLLGAMPIWARQVESSRHQTEEAIVSLANRFTGIAARLQETVQASQHAAGELDGQAADGAPEVLARSDSELSQVINSLKATQTSRDQTLAQVRGLTAYTGELRTMAADVAAIAAQTNLLALNAAIEAARAGEAGRGFAVVADAVRSLSSKSSETGQQMSAKVDIINNAITQLVHAASSSADQDSHSVAASENSIQMVLERFQNITGRLAESADLLKQESYGIRDEMTDVLVNLQFQDRVSQILSHVRDNIHALHDHLLQASQSPDQAVAIDARQWLARMDATYATDEQRRTHNGEAAVQQSSQDITFF from the coding sequence ATGGCCCAGCCGCAAACCCCCCGCATTCCCCTTTCCGGTCATCCGCGCTTTCTCTGGTTCGCTTTCATTCCGGTTGTGCCCGCCGTTACATGGACACTTGTTCAGTCAACCTCTACGTCCAACCTCATTGTCTGCTCTGTACTGGTGCTGATCGGTCTCGGTGCTGGTGCCTGGAACGCTGTTTCGCAGCGTGACGCGGTGCTGCGAGCAACTGCTTGGGCACAGGCGGATCAGTCAGACGCGGACGCGGCGCACAACGCCATTGCCTCCCGGGCACAACTCGATGAAGTGTTGCTGGGCGCCATGCCGATCTGGGCCCGGCAAGTGGAAAGCTCGCGCCATCAGACCGAAGAAGCGATTGTGAGCCTGGCCAACCGTTTCACCGGGATCGCCGCGCGATTGCAGGAAACGGTTCAGGCTTCGCAGCACGCAGCCGGCGAACTCGACGGGCAGGCCGCCGACGGCGCGCCTGAGGTGCTGGCGCGCAGCGACAGTGAGCTGAGCCAGGTGATCAATTCGCTCAAGGCCACTCAAACCAGCCGTGACCAGACCCTGGCGCAAGTCCGTGGCCTGACCGCCTACACCGGTGAACTGCGCACCATGGCCGCCGACGTGGCGGCGATTGCCGCGCAAACAAACCTGCTGGCGCTCAACGCCGCCATCGAAGCTGCGCGTGCCGGTGAAGCCGGTCGTGGTTTCGCGGTTGTGGCCGATGCAGTGCGCAGCCTGTCGAGCAAATCCAGCGAAACCGGTCAGCAGATGTCGGCCAAGGTCGACATCATCAATAACGCCATCACCCAACTGGTGCACGCCGCCTCCAGCAGCGCCGACCAGGACAGTCACTCCGTGGCCGCGTCTGAGAACAGCATCCAAATGGTGCTTGAGCGCTTCCAGAACATCACCGGGCGCCTGGCCGAATCTGCTGACCTGCTCAAGCAGGAAAGCTACGGCATTCGGGATGAGATGACCGACGTGCTGGTCAACCTCCAATTTCAGGACCGTGTCAGTCAAATCCTCAGCCACGTGCGGGACAACATCCACGCTTTGCATGACCACCTCCTGCAGGCCAGTCAGTCGCCGGACCAGGCGGTGGCGATTGACGCCCGGCAGTGGCTGGCGCGCATGGACGCCACCTATGCCACCGATGAGCAACGGCGCACCCATAACGGAGAAGCGGCGGTGCAGCAGAGCTCTCAGGACATCACCTTCTTTTAG
- a CDS encoding nucleoside deaminase, with the protein MDAFMQAAIDEAKKGLAEGGIPIGSVIVHDGKIIGRGHNRRVQEGSAIKHGEMDAFENAGRQPARVYREATLYTTLSPCAMCSGAILLYGIRKIIVGENQTFMGEEELLRSRGVQVDVVHDASCVELMTRFIAQKPELWNEDIGE; encoded by the coding sequence ATGGATGCATTCATGCAGGCGGCCATCGACGAAGCTAAAAAAGGACTGGCCGAGGGCGGCATACCGATTGGCTCGGTGATCGTGCACGACGGCAAGATCATCGGCCGCGGCCACAACCGCCGCGTGCAGGAGGGCAGTGCGATCAAGCATGGCGAAATGGACGCCTTCGAAAACGCCGGACGCCAGCCAGCCAGGGTTTACCGGGAGGCCACGCTCTACACCACCCTGTCGCCCTGTGCGATGTGCAGCGGCGCCATCCTGCTGTACGGCATTCGCAAAATCATCGTCGGCGAAAACCAGACATTCATGGGCGAAGAAGAGTTACTGCGCTCGCGCGGCGTGCAAGTGGACGTGGTGCACGACGCCAGCTGCGTGGAACTCATGACCCGCTTCATCGCCCAGAAGCCTGAACTGTGGAATGAAGACATCGGCGAGTGA
- a CDS encoding GNAT family N-acetyltransferase, translating into MSIHHHALRTDRLILRELTTDDTPALAAILGDSEVMRHSVRGVMSEKSTGEFIEWCRQSYREHGFGPMALVDKSTLTLAGFCGLNAERVDDADEVEIGYRLATAWWGRGLATEAARATLTHAFGRLGIDSLIAIVEPTNAASVKVIQKLGFSGYVHSQYHRRSVRIYRMTEQQWSSARAPLD; encoded by the coding sequence ATGAGCATTCATCATCATGCGCTGCGCACCGATCGCCTGATCCTGCGCGAGCTCACCACCGACGACACGCCTGCACTTGCTGCGATTCTTGGGGATTCCGAGGTCATGCGGCATTCCGTGCGCGGGGTCATGTCAGAAAAATCCACGGGCGAGTTCATCGAATGGTGCCGACAGTCCTACCGCGAACATGGCTTCGGCCCGATGGCACTGGTGGATAAATCCACTTTAACGTTGGCCGGTTTCTGCGGTCTCAACGCTGAGCGTGTAGACGATGCCGACGAAGTGGAAATCGGCTATCGCCTGGCAACCGCGTGGTGGGGAAGGGGGCTGGCGACCGAAGCCGCCCGGGCAACCCTGACACATGCCTTTGGCCGTCTGGGCATCGATTCACTGATTGCCATCGTCGAGCCCACCAACGCGGCATCGGTCAAAGTGATTCAGAAGCTCGGGTTCAGTGGTTACGTGCACAGCCAGTATCACCGGCGCAGCGTAAGGATTTACCGGATGACCGAGCAACAATGGTCTTCGGCACGTGCACCGCTGGACTGA
- a CDS encoding ABC transporter substrate-binding protein: MTSIKKLLGGSLLALAVLTQSAHAADKTAPILFGDITWESGSLITEILRTIVEKGYGYPTDKLPGSTVSLEAALAKNDIQVIGEEWAGRSPAWVKAESEGKVYGLGNIVKGATEGWYVPEFVIKGDAARGIKPLAPDLKSVADLPKYKDVFKDPESPNQGRFLNSPSGWTSEIVNTQKLKAYKLTDSYVNFRTGSGAALDAEVSSSIRRGQPVLFYYWSPTPLLGRFKLIKLQEPPFNEAAWKSLSDASNPNPIGSASLAAHLAIGVSEPFHKQYPELVAFFEKVDLPIDQLNKTLGEMSEKRQEPAAVAKSFLKDHPEIWSAWVPADVAKKVTAGL, from the coding sequence ATGACTTCAATCAAAAAATTGCTGGGCGGCTCGCTGCTGGCATTGGCTGTGCTGACTCAGTCGGCGCATGCGGCTGATAAAACGGCGCCAATCCTGTTTGGCGACATCACGTGGGAAAGTGGCAGCCTGATCACTGAAATTCTGCGCACCATCGTCGAGAAGGGCTACGGCTACCCGACCGACAAATTGCCCGGCAGCACCGTCAGCCTGGAAGCGGCGCTGGCCAAAAACGACATTCAGGTGATCGGTGAAGAATGGGCAGGGCGCAGTCCGGCATGGGTCAAGGCAGAATCGGAGGGCAAGGTCTACGGGCTCGGTAACATCGTAAAAGGCGCGACAGAAGGCTGGTACGTCCCTGAGTTCGTGATCAAGGGCGACGCCGCCCGCGGGATCAAGCCGCTGGCACCAGACCTCAAATCGGTCGCGGATCTGCCCAAATATAAAGACGTTTTCAAAGATCCGGAGTCGCCCAACCAAGGGCGCTTCCTGAACAGCCCGTCCGGCTGGACCTCGGAAATCGTCAACACGCAGAAGCTCAAGGCTTACAAACTGACCGACAGCTACGTCAACTTCCGGACCGGTTCCGGCGCGGCGCTGGACGCAGAAGTCAGCTCGTCGATTCGTCGCGGTCAGCCGGTGTTGTTCTATTACTGGTCGCCAACCCCGCTGCTGGGGCGTTTCAAGCTGATCAAATTGCAGGAGCCGCCGTTCAACGAGGCCGCCTGGAAAAGCCTGTCCGACGCGAGCAATCCGAATCCCATCGGCAGCGCGTCACTGGCAGCTCATCTGGCGATTGGTGTGTCCGAGCCGTTTCATAAGCAGTACCCCGAGCTGGTGGCGTTTTTCGAAAAGGTCGATCTGCCCATCGATCAGTTGAACAAAACCTTGGGTGAGATGAGCGAGAAGCGTCAGGAGCCAGCCGCAGTCGCCAAAAGCTTCCTGAAGGACCATCCGGAAATCTGGAGCGCGTGGGTGCCGGCCGATGTGGCCAAAAAGGTGACGGCAGGCCTGTAA